The Pimelobacter simplex genomic sequence ACATCCTGACCGCCGCCGGGCGGCCGACTCATCGGTGCTCGGCGAAGAACCCGTCGAGCAGCGCGACCGACTCTGCCTCGAGCACCCCGGCGACCACCTCAGGGCGGTGGTTGAGCCGGCGGTCCCGCACGACGTCCCAGAGGGAGCCGACGGCGCCGGCCTTGTCGTCGTACGCGCCGAAGACGACGCGGTCGACCCGGGACAGCACGGCGGCCCCGGCGCACATCGTGCACGGCTCCAGGGTCACGACCAGGGTGCAGCCGGTCAGCCGCCACTCCTCCCGGGCGCGCGCGGCCTCGCGCAGCGCGACCACCTCGGCGTGCCCGGTCGGGTCGGCGTCCCGCTCGCGGACGTTGCGGCCGGTCCCGACCACCGCACCGGACGCATCGAGCACGACCGCGCCGATCGGTACGTCGCCCGTCGCGAGCGCCGCCGACGCCTCGGCCAGGGCCGCCCGCATCGGCGCCTCCCAGGCGCGCCTCACGCCGAGGTGAGGCCGACGACGTCGTCGA encodes the following:
- a CDS encoding nucleoside deaminase, which codes for MRAALAEASAALATGDVPIGAVVLDASGAVVGTGRNVRERDADPTGHAEVVALREAARAREEWRLTGCTLVVTLEPCTMCAGAAVLSRVDRVVFGAYDDKAGAVGSLWDVVRDRRLNHRPEVVAGVLEAESVALLDGFFAEHR